The sequence CATATAATTTTAGTGTGTAATCTTGAATTTTTTCATAGTTTTTATGTGTTTTATCACTTGGATCTACAAATATTTCAGCTTCAGCTTGTGTAAATTCACGTAATCTTATTACTCCTTGACGTGGAGAGAGTTCATTTCTGTATGATTTTCCAAGTTGTACTATTCCAAATGGTAATTTATCTTTATAGAATCTGCTTATTCTTTTAAATGCTATGAATATTCCTTGTGCAGTTTCTGGTCTCATGTATCCTGTTTGTTTTCCACTTACACCAATTTGAGTTTTAAACATTAGATTGTAACTTTCTACATCTCCTAGTTTTCCTCCACAGTTTTCACATACAATGTTATTATCTTGTATTATTTGTGTTAGTGTTTCATCAGGTAATCCTTCAACTTCTTTGTTTATTGCATCTTCTATTATATGATCTGCTCTGTATACTTCTTTACATTCACTACATTTTACCATTGGATCTGTGAAATTATCTACGTGTCCTGATGCTTTTAGTGTTTCTCGTGGCATTATTGTTGGTGCTTCTATTTCATAGAATTGTTCTTGGTTTATGTAGTAGTTACGCCAGAGGTTCATTATGTTGTTTTTTAGCATTCCTCCTAGAGGTCCATAGTCATAGAATCCTGCTACTCCTGAATATATTTCAAAAGATGGGTATAGAAATCCTCTTTTTTTGGATATGCTCATCATTTCTTCATTTACCATTGTTATCTATTCTCCTTTTATGTCAAAGTCTTGTTTTATTTTACTTACTTGTGGTCCTTTTTGGTTCATATATTTACTATCACGTGTGTGATGACCATATGGTTCTACTGATGGTGATGTCATTGTTTCAAATACTATTTGACATACTCTTTGTCCTGGATATAATGCTACTGGCATTTTTCCTATATTTGAAATTTCTAGGGTTATTTTTCCTTCAAATCCTGGGTCAATGTATCCTGCTGTTACATGCATAGTTATTCCTAGACGTCCTATGGATGATCTTCCTTCTACTCGTGCTACTATGTCTGATGGTAGTTTTACTGTTTCATATGTTGTTGCGAGTGTAAATTCTCCTGGGTGTATTATGAAGGGTTGTTTTTCACTTATTGTTATTTCTTCCATGTATGATTCCAGGTCTACTTCATCAAATGGATCTATGAATGGTTTTGTTATTATTTTAAATCCTTTGAATTTATTTCCTATTCTTAGATCTACTGATGATGGTTGGATTTGTTTTTCATCCTTTAGTGGATCAATTATTATCTTTTTTTCATCCAGTGCTTTTTTTATATCAATATCACTTAGTATTGCCATCAGTTTATTCCTCTTGTTTGTTTTCGATTCTTTTATTTATACGATTTAG comes from Methanosphaera cuniculi and encodes:
- the dcd gene encoding dCTP deaminase encodes the protein MAILSDIDIKKALDEKKIIIDPLKDEKQIQPSSVDLRIGNKFKGFKIITKPFIDPFDEVDLESYMEEITISEKQPFIIHPGEFTLATTYETVKLPSDIVARVEGRSSIGRLGITMHVTAGYIDPGFEGKITLEISNIGKMPVALYPGQRVCQIVFETMTSPSVEPYGHHTRDSKYMNQKGPQVSKIKQDFDIKGE